A window of the Cellvibrio sp. pealriver genome harbors these coding sequences:
- the proB gene encoding glutamate 5-kinase yields the protein MSKRDIIPQAKRWVVKIGSALLTNDGKGLDAEAIAGWVKQMAELRLRGIELVLVSSGAVAAGMRRLGWAARPTEIHQLQAAAAVGQMSLIQTYEVEFQRYGLLTAQVLLDHDDLSSRQRYLNARSTLKTLIGFNVVPVINENDTVTTEEIRFGDNDTLGALVANLIEADLLVILTDQKGMYDSDPRNNPGAQLLSEIAADDSRLEQMAGGTGGALGRGGMITKVRAARVAARSGADTVIVGGRIENALLRIAAGENLGTFLWAEQQPQAARKRWISGQLQTRGTIVLDDGAVRVVREQGKSILPVGVKDVRGDFTRGDMVICVDLTGKEIARGLINYHADEARKIIGKPSSQIAEILGYRDDNELIHRDNLVLS from the coding sequence ATGAGTAAAAGAGACATCATTCCCCAAGCCAAACGCTGGGTAGTAAAAATTGGCAGCGCGCTCCTGACCAACGACGGCAAAGGTCTGGATGCGGAAGCCATTGCCGGATGGGTAAAACAAATGGCCGAGCTGCGCTTGCGCGGTATTGAGTTGGTGTTGGTGTCATCGGGTGCAGTTGCGGCCGGTATGCGCCGTTTGGGTTGGGCTGCGCGCCCCACCGAAATCCATCAACTGCAAGCTGCCGCTGCCGTCGGCCAAATGAGTTTGATCCAAACCTATGAGGTGGAATTCCAACGTTATGGTTTGCTCACTGCGCAAGTACTGTTGGATCACGACGATCTCTCGTCGCGTCAGCGTTATTTAAATGCTCGTTCTACACTGAAAACCCTGATTGGTTTTAATGTGGTGCCGGTAATAAATGAAAACGATACGGTTACCACCGAAGAAATTCGCTTTGGCGATAACGACACGCTCGGCGCATTGGTGGCGAATTTAATTGAAGCGGATTTGTTGGTGATTCTCACTGACCAAAAAGGCATGTACGACAGTGATCCGCGCAATAATCCCGGCGCGCAATTGTTGAGTGAAATTGCGGCAGATGATTCGCGCCTTGAACAAATGGCGGGCGGCACCGGTGGCGCGCTTGGGCGTGGCGGCATGATTACTAAAGTGCGCGCTGCACGTGTGGCGGCTCGCTCGGGTGCGGACACAGTAATTGTCGGTGGCAGAATTGAAAATGCATTATTGCGTATCGCCGCCGGTGAAAATCTGGGGACTTTTTTGTGGGCAGAACAACAGCCGCAAGCGGCACGCAAGCGTTGGATTTCCGGTCAATTGCAAACGCGCGGCACTATTGTGCTGGATGACGGCGCTGTGCGCGTCGTGCGTGAGCAGGGCAAAAGCATTTTGCCGGTGGGAGTAAAAGATGTGCGCGGCGATTTTACCCGCGGTGACATGGTAATTTGCGTAGACCTAACCGGAAAAGAAATTGCTCGCGGTTTAATTAATTACCACGCCGACGAAGCGCGCAAAATCATTGGCAAACCCAGCAGTCAAATCGCCGAGATTCTCGGCTACCGCGACGACAACGAATTAATTCACCGCGACAATCTGGTGTTAAGTTAG
- the cgtA gene encoding Obg family GTPase CgtA has protein sequence MKFVDEAPIHVEAGNGGNGFMSFRREKFISKGGPDGGDGGDGGSVYLVADENLNTLIDYRFVPKYRAENGEKGGSKDCTGAKGADLFLPVPVGTTVIDLDTEEVFGDLTEHGQKLKVAQGGFHGLGNTRFKTSTNRTPRKTSPGTPGESRNLKLELKVLADVGMLGLPNAGKSSFIRAVSSAKPKVADYPFTTLVPNLGVVKVQQHRSFVIADIPGVIEGAAEGAGLGVRFLKHLTRCRVLMHMVDMAPVDESNPADNVRIIANELEKFSPTLAKRDRWLLLNKIDLLPPDEVEARCQAVVDELGWTGPVFRISALNREGTMPLAGKAMDLLEEIWEEEKSNPEARERELEMQNQMAQEARERIEELRQAQREARRARGEDDDDNFNEDDYDVEVIYVNH, from the coding sequence GTGAAATTTGTTGATGAAGCCCCCATTCATGTTGAAGCCGGTAACGGTGGCAACGGATTCATGAGCTTCCGGAGGGAAAAGTTTATTTCCAAAGGTGGCCCGGACGGTGGTGATGGCGGAGACGGCGGCAGTGTTTACCTGGTTGCTGATGAAAACCTGAATACCCTGATCGATTACCGTTTTGTGCCCAAATATCGCGCTGAAAATGGCGAGAAAGGCGGCAGCAAAGATTGTACCGGTGCCAAAGGTGCCGATTTATTTTTGCCGGTTCCCGTCGGTACAACCGTTATCGATCTTGATACCGAGGAAGTGTTTGGCGATTTGACTGAACATGGCCAAAAATTAAAAGTCGCTCAAGGTGGTTTCCATGGTTTGGGTAATACTCGCTTTAAAACCAGTACCAACCGTACGCCGCGCAAAACATCGCCCGGTACTCCCGGCGAGTCGCGCAATTTAAAGCTCGAATTAAAAGTTCTTGCTGATGTGGGCATGCTCGGTTTACCCAATGCCGGTAAATCCAGTTTTATCCGCGCGGTGAGTTCGGCCAAACCCAAAGTGGCCGATTATCCCTTCACCACACTGGTACCAAATCTCGGTGTAGTCAAAGTGCAGCAGCATCGCAGTTTTGTGATTGCCGACATTCCCGGTGTTATCGAAGGTGCTGCAGAAGGCGCGGGTCTTGGTGTGCGCTTCCTCAAGCATCTCACACGCTGCCGCGTATTGATGCATATGGTCGATATGGCACCGGTGGATGAATCCAACCCTGCTGACAATGTGCGCATCATCGCCAACGAATTAGAAAAATTCAGCCCGACACTCGCCAAGCGCGACCGCTGGTTGTTGCTCAATAAAATCGATTTGCTTCCGCCCGATGAAGTGGAAGCGCGCTGTCAGGCAGTGGTGGATGAGCTGGGTTGGACTGGTCCGGTATTCCGTATCTCCGCATTAAACCGCGAAGGCACCATGCCGCTCGCGGGCAAGGCGATGGATTTGTTGGAAGAAATTTGGGAAGAAGAAAAATCCAACCCTGAAGCGCGTGAGCGCGAATTGGAAATGCAAAACCAGATGGCGCAAGAAGCGCGTGAGCGCATTGAAGAATTGCGTCAGGCACAGCGTGAAGCGCGTCGTGCACGTGGCGAAGATGATGACGATAATTTCAACGAAGATGATTACGATGTTGAAGTCATTTACGTTAATCACTAA